In Lampris incognitus isolate fLamInc1 chromosome 20, fLamInc1.hap2, whole genome shotgun sequence, one genomic interval encodes:
- the si:dkey-28a3.2 gene encoding uncharacterized protein si:dkey-28a3.2 gives MPAMKGIGEAGGSTAHHYQPASDYDDATLAQKREYWRTKKREQRARLSERRRKLKRDCEGEKLQHRNASSSSNSRVSNSKVVSPLPLRNESFKAGSPPFLSGQGEGRSQKEKWFQKMKLNKVLPQFPASTSRSAKEALANKATVKCLSTGGNVSRSITSPKNSGTPITKSSSVPPIRVKVQSSGTAPSQPQGRLTTINGDSSKLTPQLCVSMQGISVPKAQRKAQLVVRIQAKPVTTNVTPGIVLVSSPSASVPFKVVGRAANTTPQVEKKCALVNTPGAKGIGTTQHTPQSEEERAAKRREQWRIKKREQRAKLAAKLAKTREKTISTEQTLQRRKMQRTGQSGSVVLDQLPSPLSVKRASQRRCVSRVKNPLSSAGRSLKNTRAMGVYASTSMPQQSSVAVKEEIDHLNSGTGKLFTFSPNQNQQAVQIKVEDPQGAKTTQTAIATDVSVEKKSEQIRKLPIHIHFSNASRGISRCRMPRQRFIEAQKNFLSHRRNAPRIDPNETPEQTAARRREYWRLKKREQRAKLSAEVKAKLKEKDSTMRRVKRYQNILEEMRRAKAEACSTVTQPTGTTLIHASETIGGFIKEDGTVTINIPQVPSELYTKKEVDILPSVCNIITHPQDQPQTKAESANRNLVLGDTIRVNRPPPPLHLAQVKVSFPFANQSVKKPPRLLSIRPRTKPEGTTTTITNSHKLVAASPAQITLIHPQSLQGAISGVSMVTPSIGGCVMKMAVSSSAPSRAPPSLDPGRSEEDRMAKKREYWRIKKREQRAARAARLKQGVLQARGNAALQRRKLQKLIVPQQTTVTNCAENSNFPIQTINIQPHSSLLNCSLAITPQANEKKDEELTTADDLNSQPEQAICPDIKLSPSPPPPSEPDPALSADSQATTLLAVASMKKLLEESLSTVTECKNEHSGDITDHAPCKTEAKEFSEQEMKPDVALLSIRDEEKVPIPADMTLGIKSLQADADALVPASSPSPHLNSSHQTDEILTLLSSSSEGPLHSTSQHSSQAPSAGPTPSLPRRAQRLRAKKVSLQHCCPPESPKLHHLPLDQQNPQLLPGLSSEQKYQPLAQQQSKKNSSLLTQVQQRQTTAAAEQSGTSSLQKKREYWKLMKRQQRAKSKARQKESVCQGKYSLQMPSKTIQAPNLVIINTAKPAQGSSLPTKPAPQPNRPNATLTAVTSIPTVLVVSPTTSNAGQSPDTLQVKPPISSVSQSLAVEQSEMHVGPSQMTHGFGTTSHPVGADATASPIGNGVDGRLLLVEKQQEAMPALSFDHPRVRKWTLKMQESTDSDTAPSLPILTPPDNPLSSINLLPIEPLGQTPNCRATLSSMKLPCAQPRGPQNMQTTPIKLVPISTMVPPKPIPGESEEDFLKRKREYWRVKKKEQRARKAIRDKDLTQKRASNNWRLILPANGQLQGLETQDSDQWINASEESEQLMSTCSEAEGYFPYSSFTDEKADVPFTDYDDNDNEEGPISDAEWRNRYLMDHDPLNQLLVCMVCGDLQYSHSLEGVRAHIEEAHPETLNLDAMERNCILEAWDEQVSQRERFFTSQLQQHSGAPAEAHWT, from the exons ATGCCAGCCATGAAAGGTATAGGAGAAGCTGGTGGTTCCACGGCCCACCACTACCAGCCTGCCTCAGACTATGATGATGCCACCCTTGCCCAAAAGAGAGAATACTGGAGAACCAAGAAACGGGAGCAGAGGGCCCGGTTGTCGGAGAGAAGGAGAAAGCTAAAACGGGATTGTGAAGGGGAAAAGCTCCAACATAGAAATGCCTCTTCATCATCGAATTCCCGTGTATCCAACTCTAAGGTTGTTTCCCCTCTCCCACTGCGGAATGAGTCGTTCAAAGCGGGATCTCCCCCATTTCTGAGTGGACAAGGAGAAGGGAGAAGCCAAAAAGAGAAGTGGTTCCAGAAGATGAAACTCAACAAAGTCTTGCCTCAATTTCCAGCGTCAACTTCCAGGTCAGCCAAAGAGGCTTTGGCCAACAAAGCCACAGTGAAATGCCTATCCACAGGGGGCAATGTGAGCAGGTCCATTACCTCACCCAAAAACAGTGGAACCCCGATCACAAAGAGTTCCTCAGTGCCTCCGATCAGAGTGAAGGTGCAATCTTCAGGGACTGCACCTAGTCAGCCACAGGGTAGATTGACCACTATTAATGGCGACTCATCTAAACTGACACCTCaactgtgtgtgtctatgcaggGTATATCAGTGCCTAAAGCACAACGTAAGGCACAATTGGTAGTACGCATTCAGGCCAAGCCAGTAACTACTAATGTTACCCCGGGCATAGTGCTTGTGTCTTCTCCATCTGCTTCTGTTCCATTTAAAGTAGTGGGCCGAGCAGCAAACACAACACCTCAAGTTGAAAAAAAGTGTGCCTTGGTCAACACCCCAGGGGCTAAAGGTATTGGTACCACACAGCATACTCCACAGTCTGAGGAAGAAAGAGCTGCCAAACGCAGGGAGCAGTGGAGGATCAAAAAGCGTGAGCAGAGAGCAAAGTTGGCAGCTAAATTAGCTAAAACAAGAGAAAAGACAATAAGCACAGAACAAACACTACAGAGACGAAAAATGCAAAGAACAGGCCAGTCAGGCAGCGTGGTTCTTGATCAACTTCCCTCTCCATTGTCTGTGAAAAGAGCAAGCCAGAGACGGTGTGTTAGTAGGGTCAAGAACCCACTTTCTTCTGCTGGACGGTCGCTAAAGAATACCCGAGCCATGGGTGTGTATGCGTCAACTTCCATGCCTCAACAAAGTAGCGTAGCCGTCAAAGAGGAGATTGATCATTTAAATTCAGGCACAGGTAAACTATTCACATTTAGCCCCAACCAGAACCAGCAAGCAGTTCAAATAAAAGTAGAAGATCCACAAGGGGCCAAGACCACACAGACAGCCATTGCCACTGATGTTAGTGTTGAGAAAAAGTCAGAACAAATCAGAAAACTTCCCATTCACATACATTTTTCAAATGCTAGTCGGGGGATTTCCCGATGTAGGATGCCAAGACAGAGGTTCATCGAAGCACAAAAAAATTTCCTGAGTCATAGGAGAAATGCCCCCAGGATCGACCCGAATGAGACACCTGAGCAGACAGCAGCCAGGAGGAGAGAATATTGGCGCCTCAAGAAGCGTGAGCAGCGAGCCAAATTGTCAGCTGAGGTAAAAGCAAAGTTAAAGGAGAAGGATTCTACGATGAGAAGAGTCAAGCGTTACCAGAATATACTCGAAGAGATGAGAAGAGCCAAAGCAGAGGCCTGCAGTACAGTGACCCAGCCAACAGGAACCACCCTCATACATGCCTCTGAGACCATTGGTGGGTTCATCAAAGAGGATGGGACTGTGACCATAAACATTCCCCAAGTTCCTTCAGAGCTCTACACTAAAAAGGAGGTTGATATACTACCATCTGTTTGTAACATAATAACTCACCCTCAAGATCAACCTCAAACCAAAGCTGAAAGTGCCAATAGAAATTTAGTGCTAGGAGATACGATTAGGGTAAACCGGCCCCCCCCTCCACTGCACCTAGCTCAGGTGAAAGTCTCCTTTCCATTTGCCAATCAGTCTGTGAAAAAGCCTCCCAGACTCCTGTCAATCAGACCAAGGACTAAACCTGAGGGCACAACTACAACAATTACTAATTCACATAAATTAGTTGCTGCAAGTCCTGCACAGATCACACTCATTCACCCTCAGAGTCTCCAGGGGGCTATTTCTGGAGTGTCAATGGTAACGCCAAGCATTGGCGGTTGTGTCATGAAAATGGCTGTCTCAAGTTCTGCACCTTCAAGAGCGCCACCTTCTCTGGATCCAGGACGCTCTGAGGAGGATCGGATGGCAAAAAAGAGGGAATATTGGAGGATTAAGAAACGAGAGCAGAGGGCAGCTCGTGCTGCGCGGCTAAAGCAGGGTGTGTTGCAAGCTAGGGGCAACGCAGCCTTACAGCGGAGAAAGCTGCAAAAGCTGATTGTTCCTCAACAAACAACAGTGACAAATTGTGCAGAAAACAGTAACTTCCCTATCCAAACAATCAATATTCAGCCTCACTCATCTTTACTTAACTGCAGTCTGGCTATTACACCACAAGCAAATGAGAAAAAAGATGAAGAATTGACAACAGCAGATGACCTAAATTCTCAACCGGAGCAAGCCATCTGTCCAGATATCAAACTATCAccctctcctccacccccctcAGAGCCTGACCCAGCTTTGAGTGCAGACAGCCAAGCCACCACTCTCCTGGCTGTGGCCTCCATGAAAAAACTCCTGGAGGAATCACTTAGCACAGTGACTGAATGTAAAAATGAACATAGTGGTGATATAACAGATCATGCTCCATGTAAAACCGAGGCAAAGGAATTCTCTGAGCAGGAGATGAAGCCAGATGTAGCTCTGCTCTCCATCAGAGATGAAGAGAAGGTGCCAATACCTGCTGATATGACACTAGGGATCAAAAGCTTGCAGGCAGATGCTGATGCCTTGGTGCCTGCTAGCTCACCAAGTCCTCATCTCAATAGTTCACATCAGACTGATGAAATACTCACACTTCTGTCTTCATCCAGTGAAGGCCCCCTGCACTCAACATCTCAACATTCATCTCAAGCACCCTCGGCTGGCCCAACCCCATCTCTCCCACGCAGAGCCCAGAGGCTGCGTGCTAAAAAGGTAAGCCTTCAGCACTGTTGCCCCCCAGAGTCACCAAAGCTGCATCATCTACCCTTGGATCAACAAAATCCCCAGCTACTCCCAGGACTGAGTTCTGAGCAAAAATATCAGCCACTAGCACAGCAACAAAGCAAAAAGAATAGCTCATTGCTAACACAGGTACAGCAGCGGCAAACCACAGCTGCGGCCGAGCAGAGTGGTACGAGCAGCCTGCAGAAGAAGAGGGAGTACTGGAAGCTGATGAAGAGGCAGCAGAGAGCCAAGTCAAAggccagacagaaagagagtgtcTGTCAGGGAAAATACAGCCTGCAGATGCCCTCAAAAACAATTCAG GCTCCAAATCTTGTAATTATCAACACTGCCAAGCCAGCTCAGGGCTCAAGTCTGCCAACAAAACCAGCTCCCCAACCCAACCGCCCCAACGCCACGCTTACCGCAGTAACTAGTATCCCCACTGTCCTGGTTGTCAGCCCTACCACATCCAATGCTGGACAGTCGCCTGATACCCTTCAGGTTAAACCACCCATCAGCAGCGTCTCCCAGTCACTGGCTGTGGAACAGAGTGAGATGCATGTTGGGCCTTCACAGATGACTCATGGCTTTGGTACCACATCTCACCCTGTGGGAGCTGATGCCACCGCCTCACCCATTGGTAATGGAGTGGATGGCAGGCTGCTGTTGGTCGAGAAACAGCAGGAAGCAATGCCAGCTTTAAGTTTTGATCATCCAAGGGTTCGAAAGTGGACACTTAAGATGCAAGAGAGCACCGATTCAGACACGGCTCCATCTCTCCCTATTCTCACACCTCCAGATAATCCTCTGTCCAGCATCAACCTGCTACCCATCGAACCCCTGGGTCAGACTCCCAACTGCAGAGCTACTCTAAGTTCCATGAAGTTGCCTTGTGCTCAGCCTCGAGGCCCCCAAAATATGCAAACTACTCCTATTAAGCTGGTGCCCATTAGCACTATGGTTCCCCCAAAGCCCATCCCAGGAGAGTCTGAGGAGGACTTtctgaagaggaaaagagagtaCTGGAGAGTGAAAAAGAAGGAGCAGAGAGCCAGGAAGGCCATAAGGGACAAGGACCTGACCCAAAAGAGAGCTTCCAACAACTGGAGGCTCATCCTGCCTGCCAACGGTCAGCTCCAGGGCCTGGAGACACAG GATTCTGACCAATGGATAAATGCATCTGAGGAGTCTGAACAGTTAATGAG CACTTGCTCAGAGGCTGAGGGATACTTTCCATATTCCAGTTTCACAGATG AGAAAGCAGACGTCCCGTTCACTGACTACGATGACAATGACAATGAAGAAGGCCCCATCTCAGATGCTGAGTGGAGGAACCGCTACCTCATGGACCACGACCCCTTGAACCAGCTGCTGGTGTGCATGGTTTGTGGGGACCTGCAATACTCACACAGCCTGGAGGGGGTGAGGGCCCACATTGAGGAGGCCCACCCAGAAACCTTAAACCTGGATGCCATGGAGCGTAACTGCATCCTGGAGGCGTGGGACGAGCAGGTGTCCCAGCGGGAGCGCTTTTTTACCAGCCAGCTTCAGCAGCATAGTGGCGCACCGGCAG AAGCACACTGGACCTAA
- the zfta gene encoding zinc finger translocation-associated protein isoform X2 — protein MEERGTGEKEPAEQTDLLSLIISGEEDPTPGETDLGHSLGGEDGIANGHNEDASEGREGIPISSSSTSYWSITEHPDQPLLLSPAPGPSCRKPRVQRASRPGLSRIPGRDHRRYYHEYWRSEYLMDFDPRRHGMICMVCGSSLATLKLSTIKRHIRQKHPDSLLWSAADKEVIRSGWESHLSLDGAPRPYCSTSGPSLQGDEEPPPSAQHSTELDPGTPQHKSEPPSVSPPPSVEKPSQPDKEELPGPSAEILERYLNDSLHAWFRQEFLMEYEAQAGRLMCMVCGGQLPSLHLDHIKSHVLDTHPNSLVYSSEEKHCILQAWAQAHEESDDLIKSESDTKDAKVNLFPQDAAPDPVDAGLCPDGGGPLTQDTSLLQEDGAVKFPDQPPQPFRSQPRRRRLRGGEPWRLRLDYLVAYGPQGRGTCCMVCSQALSETKVSGFRRHIQECHPETTTLSRQEREAMAAAWTKDYPTQDTPDKEEDNPSEAGTQSAAGGTNDKAPPSAAAPSEPANHEEGVGGGKSKPRETGPSRHSHYPGKDQRRNYQVRWRMEYLMDYDCRRHGLICMVCGATLATLKVSTIKRHIQQVHPHSLEYGPEEKQQALLSYNQTALPFIHSDDCFSSQDHGHAALEPAPGNVGT, from the exons ATGGAAGAGAGGGGCACGGGGGAGAAGGAGCCTGCTGAGCAGACAGATCTGCTCTCATTGATAATAAGCGGAGAGGAGGACCCGACGCCGGGGGAGACTGACTTGGGCCACAGTTTGGGAG GAGAAGATGGTATTGCCAATGGCCACAATGAAGATGCATCTGAGGGCCGCGAAGGAATCCCCATCAGCTCTTCTAGCACCAGCTACTGGAGTATCACGGAGCACCCTGACCAACCCTTGCTCCTCTCCCCTGCACCTGGGCCGTCTTGCCGCAAACCCAGGGTCCAACGGGCCTCCCGTCCCGGACTCAGCCGCATCCCGGGCCGTGACCACCGCCGCTACTACCACGAGTACTGGCGCAGTGAGTACCTGATGGACTTTGACCCACGGCGCCACGGGATGATCTGCATGGTGTGTGGTAGCTCCTTGGCCACCTTAAAGCTCAGCACCATCAAGAGGCACATCAGACAGAAGCACCCGGACTCCCTTCTGTGGAGTGCTGCGGACAAGGAGGTGATCCGCTCAGGTTGGGAGAGTCACCTGAGCTTGGACGGGGCCCCGAGGCCGTACTGCTCTACTTCAGGGCCCTCACTGCAGGGAGACGAGGAGCCTCCGCCCTCTGCCCAACATTCCACCG AGCTTGACCCAGGAACACCTCAACATAAATCAGAGCCTCCCAgtgtctctccccctccttcaGTGGAAAAGCCCTCCCAGCCTGACAAGGAGGAGCTGCCCGGGCCGTCGGCTGAGATCCTGGAGCGGTACCTGAACGACTCGCTGCATGCCTGGTTCCGGCAGGAGTTCCTTATGGAGTACGAGGCGCAGGCGGGCCGCCTGATGTGCATGGTGTGTGGCGGCCAGCTGCCCTCCCTTCACCTGGATCATATCAAGAGCCACGTGCTGGACACCCACCCCAACTCTCTAGTTTACAGCTCGGAGGAGAAGCACTGCATCCTGCAGGCATGGGCCCAGGCCCACG AAGAGTCAGATGACCTCATCAAATCAGAGTCTGACACCAAAGATGCCAAGGTGAACCTCTTTCCTCAGGACGCGGCGCCCGACCCGGTGGATGCTGGCCTGTGCCCAGACGGTGGTGGGCCTTTAACTCAGGACACTTCTCTGCTGCAAGAAGATGGTGCGGTCAAATTTCCAGACCAGCCGCCACAACCTTTCCGCAGCCAGCCCAGGAGGAGGCGCTTGCGCGGGGGCGAACCCTGGCGGCTGCGCCTCGACTACCTGGTAGCTTACGGACCGCAGGGCCGTGGCACCTGCTGTATGGTGTGTTCTCAGGCGCTCTCAGAAACCAAGGTGAGCGGCTTCCGCCGCCACATCCAAGAATGTCACCCTGAGACCACAAccctgagcaggcaggagagggaAGCAATGGCTGCGGCCTGGACCAAAGATTATCCCACCCAGGACACACCGGATAAAGAAG AAGACAACCCAAGTGAAGCTGGTACCCAGAGTGCAGCAGGAGGGACCAACGACAAGGCCCCTCCCAGCGCCGCAGCACCCAGCGAGCCGGCGAATCACGAGGAAGGCGTCGGCGGAGGGAAGAGCAAGCCGCGGGAAACTGGGCCCTCCCGCCACAGCCATTACCCCGGCAAGGACCAGCGGCGCAACTATCAGGTCCGCTGGCGGATGGAGTACTTGATGGATTACGACTGCCGGAGACACGGGCTGATCTGCATGGTGTGCGGGGCCACGCTGGCCACTCTGAAGGTCAGCACCATCAAAAGGCACATCCAGCAAGTTCACCCGCACTCGCTGGAGTACGGCCCCGAGGAGAAGCAGCAGGCCCTGCTGAGCTACAACCAAACAGCGCTGCCCTTCATCCACTCTGACGACTGCTTCTCCTCGCAGGACCACGGACACGCGGCGCTGGAGCCGGCGCCGGGAAATGTAGGCACTTAA
- the zfta gene encoding zinc finger translocation-associated protein isoform X1 yields MEERGTGEKEPAEQTDLLSLIISGEEDPTPGETDLGHSLGGEDGIANGHNEDASEGREGIPISSSSTSYWSITEHPDQPLLLSPAPGPSCRKPRVQRASRPGLSRIPGRDHRRYYHEYWRSEYLMDFDPRRHGMICMVCGSSLATLKLSTIKRHIRQKHPDSLLWSAADKEVIRSGWESHLSLDGAPRPYCSTSGPSLQGDEEPPPSAQHSTEELDPGTPQHKSEPPSVSPPPSVEKPSQPDKEELPGPSAEILERYLNDSLHAWFRQEFLMEYEAQAGRLMCMVCGGQLPSLHLDHIKSHVLDTHPNSLVYSSEEKHCILQAWAQAHEESDDLIKSESDTKDAKVNLFPQDAAPDPVDAGLCPDGGGPLTQDTSLLQEDGAVKFPDQPPQPFRSQPRRRRLRGGEPWRLRLDYLVAYGPQGRGTCCMVCSQALSETKVSGFRRHIQECHPETTTLSRQEREAMAAAWTKDYPTQDTPDKEEDNPSEAGTQSAAGGTNDKAPPSAAAPSEPANHEEGVGGGKSKPRETGPSRHSHYPGKDQRRNYQVRWRMEYLMDYDCRRHGLICMVCGATLATLKVSTIKRHIQQVHPHSLEYGPEEKQQALLSYNQTALPFIHSDDCFSSQDHGHAALEPAPGNVGT; encoded by the exons ATGGAAGAGAGGGGCACGGGGGAGAAGGAGCCTGCTGAGCAGACAGATCTGCTCTCATTGATAATAAGCGGAGAGGAGGACCCGACGCCGGGGGAGACTGACTTGGGCCACAGTTTGGGAG GAGAAGATGGTATTGCCAATGGCCACAATGAAGATGCATCTGAGGGCCGCGAAGGAATCCCCATCAGCTCTTCTAGCACCAGCTACTGGAGTATCACGGAGCACCCTGACCAACCCTTGCTCCTCTCCCCTGCACCTGGGCCGTCTTGCCGCAAACCCAGGGTCCAACGGGCCTCCCGTCCCGGACTCAGCCGCATCCCGGGCCGTGACCACCGCCGCTACTACCACGAGTACTGGCGCAGTGAGTACCTGATGGACTTTGACCCACGGCGCCACGGGATGATCTGCATGGTGTGTGGTAGCTCCTTGGCCACCTTAAAGCTCAGCACCATCAAGAGGCACATCAGACAGAAGCACCCGGACTCCCTTCTGTGGAGTGCTGCGGACAAGGAGGTGATCCGCTCAGGTTGGGAGAGTCACCTGAGCTTGGACGGGGCCCCGAGGCCGTACTGCTCTACTTCAGGGCCCTCACTGCAGGGAGACGAGGAGCCTCCGCCCTCTGCCCAACATTCCACCG AAGAGCTTGACCCAGGAACACCTCAACATAAATCAGAGCCTCCCAgtgtctctccccctccttcaGTGGAAAAGCCCTCCCAGCCTGACAAGGAGGAGCTGCCCGGGCCGTCGGCTGAGATCCTGGAGCGGTACCTGAACGACTCGCTGCATGCCTGGTTCCGGCAGGAGTTCCTTATGGAGTACGAGGCGCAGGCGGGCCGCCTGATGTGCATGGTGTGTGGCGGCCAGCTGCCCTCCCTTCACCTGGATCATATCAAGAGCCACGTGCTGGACACCCACCCCAACTCTCTAGTTTACAGCTCGGAGGAGAAGCACTGCATCCTGCAGGCATGGGCCCAGGCCCACG AAGAGTCAGATGACCTCATCAAATCAGAGTCTGACACCAAAGATGCCAAGGTGAACCTCTTTCCTCAGGACGCGGCGCCCGACCCGGTGGATGCTGGCCTGTGCCCAGACGGTGGTGGGCCTTTAACTCAGGACACTTCTCTGCTGCAAGAAGATGGTGCGGTCAAATTTCCAGACCAGCCGCCACAACCTTTCCGCAGCCAGCCCAGGAGGAGGCGCTTGCGCGGGGGCGAACCCTGGCGGCTGCGCCTCGACTACCTGGTAGCTTACGGACCGCAGGGCCGTGGCACCTGCTGTATGGTGTGTTCTCAGGCGCTCTCAGAAACCAAGGTGAGCGGCTTCCGCCGCCACATCCAAGAATGTCACCCTGAGACCACAAccctgagcaggcaggagagggaAGCAATGGCTGCGGCCTGGACCAAAGATTATCCCACCCAGGACACACCGGATAAAGAAG AAGACAACCCAAGTGAAGCTGGTACCCAGAGTGCAGCAGGAGGGACCAACGACAAGGCCCCTCCCAGCGCCGCAGCACCCAGCGAGCCGGCGAATCACGAGGAAGGCGTCGGCGGAGGGAAGAGCAAGCCGCGGGAAACTGGGCCCTCCCGCCACAGCCATTACCCCGGCAAGGACCAGCGGCGCAACTATCAGGTCCGCTGGCGGATGGAGTACTTGATGGATTACGACTGCCGGAGACACGGGCTGATCTGCATGGTGTGCGGGGCCACGCTGGCCACTCTGAAGGTCAGCACCATCAAAAGGCACATCCAGCAAGTTCACCCGCACTCGCTGGAGTACGGCCCCGAGGAGAAGCAGCAGGCCCTGCTGAGCTACAACCAAACAGCGCTGCCCTTCATCCACTCTGACGACTGCTTCTCCTCGCAGGACCACGGACACGCGGCGCTGGAGCCGGCGCCGGGAAATGTAGGCACTTAA